GTTCTCCACCGCCTCGGTGATCGCCCGATCGGCGGAGGACAGCACGCCGCGCACCTGCGACGCCGCTTCCGCCGCCCGGTGGGCCACCTGGGAACTGTCGGTGGCGTGGCGCGACACCTCGTTGATGGAATGGCCCATGTGGGCGGCGGCGGACGCCACGGTTTCGGCGTTGGCCGCCAGTTCCTCGGCGATGGCCGACAGGTCGCCCACCGCCCCGACCACCCCGTCCACCGCGTGCGCGATGCCGTCGGCGCGTTCGTTCATGCTGGCCGCCTGCCGGTTCATGTTGGCGGCCGACGCGTTCAGTTCGACCGACGCGGAGGAGACGGCCGCACTCGCCTCGCCCACACGGGCGATGCTGGTGCGCAGGGTGCCGATCAGCCCGTTGAAATCCTGGGCCATCACCGCCAACTCATCCCGCCCGCTGACCGCGGCGTCGCGGGTCAGGTCGCCGTCGCTGGCGGCCTTGATCACCGCCTGCATGACCGGGATCGGCCGCACCACCGCCCGCCCGATCAGCAGCGTGACGCCCACGCCCGCGGCCAGGATCACGAGGCAGGTGCCCCCCAGTTTCCACACCTGCTGGAAAAAGGCGGTGTCGATGTCGTCCACATAGATGCCGGTGCCGATGGTCCAGTCCCACGGCTCGAAATAGCGGACGTAGCTCAGCTTCGGCTTGGGCTGTTTCGCCGGGTCGTTGGCACGGGGAAAGGCATAGCCGACGAAGCCGCCCTCCGCCTTCGCCCTGGCGGTGCCGATCATGTCGCGGGTGAAGAAGACCCCCTGCGCGTCGGCGACGTTCCACATGTTCTTGCCCACCTGGGCCGGAACCGGGTGGGCCATGGTGTTGCCCGCCGAATCGAGGATCATGAAATAGTCGCCGTCGCCGTAGCGCATCTGCGACACGGCCTTCAGCGCCGCGGCCTTGGCCGCGTCTTCGGCCATGCGCCCGGCCTTGGCCTCGTCGGCGAAATGGGTGACGAGGGTGAAGGTGGCCTGGGTCAGATCGCGGACCTTGGCCTGCCGGTCCCCGACCATCTGTCCGCGCAGGGCGAACAGCGCCAGCCCGATCACCACCAGCAGCCCGACGACGCTGACCCCAAGGATAAGCCCGATTTTCCCACGGATTCCGAGTGTGCCCATGATGACGCTTCCTCCGCGGGCCCTTCCGGCAGCCGCGCAATCTTGTTGTTCCTTATGGCTTATATTATAAGGCGTAGAGAATGATAAAAGGTTAAGGAGCGGATAACCTTTGTGCGCCGTGGACAGGGCAGGCATACGCATCAAAGGCCGACGAAAATTTATTTCCGATAAATTTTATGCTTATGGCGTATAGGCAGCATGTTTCTTTTCTCCCCATCTTAGGTTTACGACTTGTCCGCATTTTGAGATAATCAGGGAGACGAGCAAATGCATATAACAGTATGATAAAATGGGCCGCCCTCATGCTGAAATCGCAATACATTCCTGTTATTTTGAATAAAATACAGGAACTTGACTGGAAGCGCCGAGGGGCACTGAGAGTTTTTCTGGAGTCTTTTTCTTTTTTATTGTTAATTCTTCTTGATCCATTCGGATTGTCTGCCATCACCTCCATAGCATCCCAGAATATGTTCGATAGGCTTCACGCAATAATTACGCCGGCGAATGAATCAGATCGAATAGCAATCGTCCTCGTAGACTTAAAAACACTAAATGATGCGAATGAAACGTGGCCACCATCATTTAATTTATGGAGCAATCTCCTTACCTCAATTTCAGAATATGATCCATTAGCAATTTTTGTTGATGTTTATTTTGGGGTTGACCGCTCGAAATCAAAAGAAAGTGACCTGGCGGCCCTTGTAAAACATGATATTCCGGCAAGCCCGCGTATTTTTCTCGCCGACCATGGACAGAACGCTCTGAGGCGATCCCTTTTGGATGGGGATTGTCTGGAATGGTCGCCGGATACCGCCTATCCGTCATCAGGGCATCAGATCCCCAGTCCCAAATGCCAACCAAGCGCCCTGTTCCCCCGGCTGCGGGATGCTGCCGGCGACCGGCGCACCTACATTGATTGGCCCCTGCGCGACGACCGGCGCCTTTATCCTCTACATACCCTGCATTCAATTCCCATGAATCAGGCGGGGGATGTTCTGAGCATCGCAAGTTCCTTGCCTGCCACGGCCCTTGCACGCGAAGTATGCCGTGAAACACCGGGGCGGCCGGCTGGACCCGCATGGTGCAAGGAGAATTCTCAGTTCCTCACTCCGCCCACCGAATGGGTTGCTCCCCGCATCAGCCGCCAAGACACTATAAAAAAAGCAATTGAAGAAAAATTTGATCGTGCCCTGCTGCCCCGCTGGTCATTTTACAGCTCCCCAAAATCAGAAAGCTTAATTGAAGATTTCAAAAAAACAGGATGCATTGTTCAAAAATCTGACTTCATTGGGAAAAAGATAATACAATCTATTGGTATTTTACCAATAACAGCTTTTCCTCGAATTTTTGACACGCCATATTTTCGGAATATGTTTTTTCTTCCTGCATTTTCGAACTCAGGACCTGAGCATCTGGATGAAAATGGAATGTTCGCGCAAGGTATTTCATGCCCCCATATCGTCACCATTCATGCATCCGATATTATCATGCCAACAAATATTAAATCTTCCAATTCGCTGCAATCGGCGATTAAAGACAGAGTCGTTCTGATAGGGATGGCTTTTGATGGGATAGATCAATGGCCAACGCCCATCTACGGGAATATGCCGGGTGTTTTCATTCATGCTGTTGCCCTGGAAACGCTTTTGAATTATGGGCCTGATCATCCTGAAAAACCAGATGAATACATCATGGTGTCAAGCAGTGATATTTTTGATATATTAATTCATGCAATTTTTATATTTTCTGTCATTGTGGCCGCAAAAAAAGAAAAACTAATTGTTGGCGCTGCCGGATTCTTTGCTCTGACAATTGCAATGCCATATATTTATTTTTTTATGGGTTATATGATACCATCAATTACAAGCATAAATGTAACGGAACAGATGGTATTCACCACCACCCTCGCCATAACTCTTGCCATGAAAAGCATACCCGCTCTCGATGAGGCAGACTCCTGACACTTATTAATCAGACAAGAGGCTTTCCCATGAGATCCGATATCTTGAAAATCTTGCTGACGGCCGCCAGCCTTTTTCCAGCACCCGCTTGGGCCGGAAGCCAGGTGGAGATTTCCGGTTTTGCCCGCTCCTCAATCCCAGCCATGGACGCACAGGGTAACAGCACGACACTATCGTCAGACGATATGAAATTCCCTTTGCTCGCTGATGAAGAACATGAAAAATATTGGGTAATGGTGAAAGGGCAAAGGCTGTCTTTGCAACGGCGCCACATCATACTTCCTAAGCCATCATGTGCATTTTCTATCTCTGGCGGTAACAGCATCTCGGCAGGCAATGCGGGTGCTGGCCCGAGTGGCTGCCCGGTTGATATGGGGAAGCCAAAATGATGCGCCGGTTGACATTTTTTTCCGCTACCACTCTGGCCATGAGTTTGGCCGGGTGCATCTCGACCCCAACCACGCGGGTTACTCAAGACCCCAAAATAATTGAAACCGCGATCCGAACGATCCAGCAGGCACCATCACCGCCACAATGCACAGCGATCCGCGGTCCCCACCTGCTTGAAGAACGTCAGATCATAAACAGCCCTGAACTGAATCGAGAATTACGCCGCATTCTCGACGATGTGCGCACCGGCTGGACGGCAACCAGGGAAATGCCACCGATCGACATTTATATTGTTGCAAATGATCGGTACAACGGATTCACCAACATCCATAATCAGATCTTCATCAATCTTGGGGTGCTGGCGGGCGCAGAAACCCGGGATGAAATCGCCTTTATGGTCGCCCATGAAATGGCCCATGCCTCTCTTGGCCATATCGGGGAGCGGCGCCAACGCCAGCTTGAAACCCGCCGAACCTTCAGCCAGATCAACGATGGGATCTCGCTGGGCGTGGTTCTCGCAAACACCCATCAAATAAATGCAGGGCAGAATGCGGCCCCGCGGTTCCGATCCGATCTCGGCCCAGGAGACATGAACACCGTTGCGGCCTCGGCAGCCGGAATGCGCATTCTGTCTTCACTGTATGCCGAAGTCGGCGATGCGCTTTATAGCCGGGAGCAGGAAACCTATGCCGATCTGTTTGCTTACGACCGTTTGATGGATACGAAACAATCCGTAAACGGCACCGGCGGCTTCTATGATCGGCTGCACAAGGCCGAGGATATTAAAAATAAAGAAATCGCTGTATTGAAAGGCGCAGTCAGCCAAAGCGTCGCCTTAGCAACAGCTCTTGCCCTTCGCGATGCCAAACCGCCAGACAAGAGCATTACCTCTCTGTCTTTGACCGCAGCTTCCGTATTCGGCCCCAAACTCGAAAACATGATCGGTGATATTTTAAGCCCCTGGGCTGAAAGATACGATCCGATCGTAAAGCGCCGGGAAACGGCCGGCAAATACGAAGACAGCCTGTGGAAGAATGCGGAAGTACCGCCCTCCAAGCCGTCTCCTTTCACGGAAAAATCGTCAATCCGAAAAGCCGTGAAAGATTATATGGAGGCGATAAGCGCCTACAATGATGCGGAAAACGCAATCATGAACCAAAATCCTGAAGCCGCCGCCAAGGCCGCCAATAATGAAAAATTACAGCGCCTTTTGCCCGTCTTGGGATTGATGACCAAAGCCCGTCTTTCCGAAGCGGATGGCAAACTCGAACAGGCATTGCATCATGCCGAGGCCGCAAAACGCCACCAAGAAGCAACGCCAGGGACATTCACCATGGTCGCCACACTCTTGACACGGCTTGACCAACCCCGGCGGGCTTTATCCGTTCTTGACGAAGCGGAAAAACGCTTCTGCACACGCGAACCGTTCCTCGTGACACGGGCGGGCGCTATGGCCAAGAACAAGGACAAGGCCGGCACCTTGCGGGCATTGTCGGAATGCGACGCCACGGGGGATGCCGCAATCGGACGGGCCTGCTATCTTGCGGCACGGCCTGAAGACAAGGATGGCAAGGAAATCGAGAGCAACCCTCTCGTGAAACTGACGGGATCGAACAACAATTTTCTAAAGGATATATTGGGTAAGGCAAGCTTACCATTCTGATCGGCGGTTCTATCACCGGTGCGGTCCATCAACCTCGCAGCGGATCCCCGCTGTTCGAACCGGGCCGTTGACCGGCAGGCTTCAGACGGCACGTGGGCGCCAAGGGGCCAGCGCACATCTGAGGGGCCAGCCCACATCTGAGGGGCACGGAACCATCACGGCCTGTCCGCCGCCTTCCGCCGGGATCCCCCCGGCGGAAGGCGGTCCTTACTCCTCGATCAGCTTCTGTTCCGCCGCGGCGGTGCGGATGGCCTTTTGCAGTTTCTCGAACGCGCGCACCTCGATCTGGCGCACCCGTTCGCGGCTGATGCCGTATTTCTGCGACAGGTCTTCCAGGGTGGTGGGCTCGTCGCGCAGGCGGCGTTCGGCCAGGATGTCGCGCTCACGCTCGTTCAGATGGGCCATGGCCGCGGTCAGCAGGGTGCGGCGCTTGCCCAGTTCCTCGTCCTCGGCCAGCACATGTTCCTGGTTGGAGCTTTCGTCCACCAGCCAGTCCTGCCACTCCCCCTCCCCCTCGGCACGCAGGGGGGCGTTGAGGGAATGGTCCGGCGCGCTCAGGCGGCGGTTCATCTGCACCACGTCGCCTTCGGGCACGTCCAGGTCGGTGGCGATCTTGGTCACCTGTTCGGGGCTGAGGTCGCCCTCGTCGATGGCCTGCATCTGGCCCTTCAGCCGGCGCAGGTTGAAGAACAGCTTCTTCTGGGCCGCGGTGGTGCCCATCTTCACCAGCGACCAGGAATGCAGGATGTATTCCTGAATGGCCGCCCGGATCCACCACATGGCATAGGTGGCAAGCCGGAAGCCGCGGTCGGGGTCGAACCGCTTGACCGCCTGCATCATGCCCACGTTGCCCTCGGAAATCAGTTCCGACAACGGCAGGCCGTAGCCGCGGTAGCCCATGGCGATCTTGGCCACCAGACGCAGATGGCTGGTGACGAGCTGGTGGGCGGCGTCGGTGTCGTCATGCTCCTGCCAGCGCTTGGCCAGCATGTATTCCTCTTCGGGCGCCAGCATGGGAAACTTGCGGATCTCCTGGAGATACCGCGACAGATTGCTCTCCGCCCCGATGACGGGAAGATTGCCGGACGTGGCCATGCGTGACGGACCCTTCTCTCCTTCGGCCCTGGGGTTGTGCTGCGCCATACTGGCGGGCGCCCCGGCGGCCGTTTGCCGGGGAGTCTACGCCCGCACCCGGCCTATTGCCAAGGTGCCGGGTTCTATATGGGGCAATATCCCGCATTCAAAAAGGGGTACGTCCACCTAAATCGATTCCAGACTGTGCAACAGGGCCGTGAAATCCTCCGGCAAGGGCGAATCGAAACTCACCACCTCCCCGCTGCCGGGATGGACAAAGCGGATGGCGGCGGCGTGCAGCGCCTGGCGCGGAAAGCCGGTCAGCGCATCGCGCACCGCGTCGGGCAGGCTGCCGGCGTTGGCGCCGCCGGCCCGCCCCGTGCGCCCGCGGCTGTAGAGCGCATCGCCCACCAGCGGGTGACCGATGTGGGCCATGTGCACGCGGATCTGGTGGGTGCGCCCGGTTTCCAGGGTGCATTCCACCAGCGCCACCCCCTGGCCGCGCTTGGCGCCCTCGAACGCGCGGACCACG
This DNA window, taken from Azospirillum fermentarium, encodes the following:
- a CDS encoding methyl-accepting chemotaxis protein; amino-acid sequence: MGTLGIRGKIGLILGVSVVGLLVVIGLALFALRGQMVGDRQAKVRDLTQATFTLVTHFADEAKAGRMAEDAAKAAALKAVSQMRYGDGDYFMILDSAGNTMAHPVPAQVGKNMWNVADAQGVFFTRDMIGTARAKAEGGFVGYAFPRANDPAKQPKPKLSYVRYFEPWDWTIGTGIYVDDIDTAFFQQVWKLGGTCLVILAAGVGVTLLIGRAVVRPIPVMQAVIKAASDGDLTRDAAVSGRDELAVMAQDFNGLIGTLRTSIARVGEASAAVSSASVELNASAANMNRQAASMNERADGIAHAVDGVVGAVGDLSAIAEELAANAETVASAAAHMGHSINEVSRHATDSSQVAHRAAEAASQVRGVLSSADRAITEAVENIRGLAQASGEIGAVIKVISEIAEQTNLLALNATIEAARAGEAGKGFAVVAGEVKTLANQSAKATEDIEARITTTQSMTDRSVASIDTVARIMEQVRGSVESINHVIGEIDGIAASIAREVDQQSATTAEIGRNVSQVAAAAKEVAKDTVQTSTQAQVVKDAVGFLARIAAETAGGASQTTAAANELGRLATSLDHLVGRFRLNG
- a CDS encoding M48 family metalloprotease, producing MMRRLTFFSATTLAMSLAGCISTPTTRVTQDPKIIETAIRTIQQAPSPPQCTAIRGPHLLEERQIINSPELNRELRRILDDVRTGWTATREMPPIDIYIVANDRYNGFTNIHNQIFINLGVLAGAETRDEIAFMVAHEMAHASLGHIGERRQRQLETRRTFSQINDGISLGVVLANTHQINAGQNAAPRFRSDLGPGDMNTVAASAAGMRILSSLYAEVGDALYSREQETYADLFAYDRLMDTKQSVNGTGGFYDRLHKAEDIKNKEIAVLKGAVSQSVALATALALRDAKPPDKSITSLSLTAASVFGPKLENMIGDILSPWAERYDPIVKRRETAGKYEDSLWKNAEVPPSKPSPFTEKSSIRKAVKDYMEAISAYNDAENAIMNQNPEAAAKAANNEKLQRLLPVLGLMTKARLSEADGKLEQALHHAEAAKRHQEATPGTFTMVATLLTRLDQPRRALSVLDEAEKRFCTREPFLVTRAGAMAKNKDKAGTLRALSECDATGDAAIGRACYLAARPEDKDGKEIESNPLVKLTGSNNNFLKDILGKASLPF
- the rpoH gene encoding RNA polymerase sigma factor RpoH, with amino-acid sequence MATSGNLPVIGAESNLSRYLQEIRKFPMLAPEEEYMLAKRWQEHDDTDAAHQLVTSHLRLVAKIAMGYRGYGLPLSELISEGNVGMMQAVKRFDPDRGFRLATYAMWWIRAAIQEYILHSWSLVKMGTTAAQKKLFFNLRRLKGQMQAIDEGDLSPEQVTKIATDLDVPEGDVVQMNRRLSAPDHSLNAPLRAEGEGEWQDWLVDESSNQEHVLAEDEELGKRRTLLTAAMAHLNERERDILAERRLRDEPTTLEDLSQKYGISRERVRQIEVRAFEKLQKAIRTAAAEQKLIEE
- a CDS encoding CHASE2 domain-containing protein produces the protein MLKSQYIPVILNKIQELDWKRRGALRVFLESFSFLLLILLDPFGLSAITSIASQNMFDRLHAIITPANESDRIAIVLVDLKTLNDANETWPPSFNLWSNLLTSISEYDPLAIFVDVYFGVDRSKSKESDLAALVKHDIPASPRIFLADHGQNALRRSLLDGDCLEWSPDTAYPSSGHQIPSPKCQPSALFPRLRDAAGDRRTYIDWPLRDDRRLYPLHTLHSIPMNQAGDVLSIASSLPATALAREVCRETPGRPAGPAWCKENSQFLTPPTEWVAPRISRQDTIKKAIEEKFDRALLPRWSFYSSPKSESLIEDFKKTGCIVQKSDFIGKKIIQSIGILPITAFPRIFDTPYFRNMFFLPAFSNSGPEHLDENGMFAQGISCPHIVTIHASDIIMPTNIKSSNSLQSAIKDRVVLIGMAFDGIDQWPTPIYGNMPGVFIHAVALETLLNYGPDHPEKPDEYIMVSSSDIFDILIHAIFIFSVIVAAKKEKLIVGAAGFFALTIAMPYIYFFMGYMIPSITSINVTEQMVFTTTLAITLAMKSIPALDEADS